Proteins from a single region of Acidiferrobacteraceae bacterium:
- a CDS encoding peptidylprolyl isomerase, with protein sequence MMQVAKNKVVTIDYTLKDDQGNVLDTSAGSDPLAYIQGMRNIIVGLENALEGKSTGDKVNVVVPPEEGYGEVNEQLRGEVDRSAFEGADDIKVGMRFHAQTQHGTEIITVIAVDGDKVTIDANHPLAGQSLHFDVEVVDVRDATEDEISHGHVHGPGGHEH encoded by the coding sequence ATCATGCAAGTGGCCAAGAACAAGGTCGTCACGATCGATTACACATTGAAAGACGATCAGGGCAATGTCCTCGACACCTCCGCCGGCTCTGACCCCCTCGCGTATATACAAGGTATGCGCAATATCATCGTGGGCCTGGAGAACGCCCTGGAGGGAAAATCCACCGGCGACAAGGTCAATGTCGTTGTGCCCCCGGAGGAAGGTTACGGTGAGGTTAACGAACAGCTGCGCGGTGAGGTGGATCGAAGCGCCTTTGAAGGGGCGGATGACATAAAAGTCGGTATGCGTTTCCACGCGCAGACCCAGCACGGCACGGAAATCATCACCGTCATTGCCGTGGACGGGGATAAGGTCACGATTGACGCCAACCATCCCCTGGCCGGCCAGAGCCTGCACTTCGATGTCGAAGTCGTCGATGTGCGAGACGCGACTGAAGACGAAATCAGTCACGGTCATGTCCACGGTCCCGGCGGACACGAACACTAG
- a CDS encoding thioredoxin family protein, whose protein sequence is MVLTPSTMQELGKPAPPFRLPDTDGNDVSLDDFADSPALLVVFLCNHCPYVKHIAAGLAAFAREYRDLGLAVVGINSNDAENYPDDSPESMREEVARRGYVFPYLFDETQDVACAYGAACTPDFFLFDRERKLVYRGQFDGSRPRNDVPVTGEDLRAAVDAVLAGQTPSGMQVPSIGCNIKWKPGNEPV, encoded by the coding sequence ATGGTATTGACCCCATCCACAATGCAGGAACTCGGAAAACCGGCACCGCCGTTTCGTCTGCCGGATACCGATGGGAACGACGTGTCGCTGGATGATTTTGCCGATTCTCCCGCGCTGCTCGTGGTGTTTCTGTGCAATCACTGTCCATATGTGAAACACATCGCCGCCGGCCTGGCTGCTTTCGCTCGCGAGTACCGGGATCTAGGTCTCGCCGTGGTGGGCATCAACAGCAATGACGCCGAAAACTATCCGGATGACAGTCCCGAATCCATGCGTGAGGAGGTTGCGCGACGGGGGTATGTTTTTCCCTACCTCTTTGATGAAACACAGGATGTGGCCTGTGCCTACGGTGCTGCCTGTACGCCGGATTTCTTCCTTTTCGACCGCGAGCGGAAGCTCGTCTATCGGGGACAGTTCGACGGGTCCCGGCCTAGGAACGATGTTCCGGTCACCGGTGAGGATCTGCGCGCGGCGGTGGATGCAGTCCTTGCCGGACAGACGCCGTCAGGGATGCAGGTTCCGAGTATTGGATGCAATATAAAATGGAAGCCGGGCAATGAACCGGTCTAG
- a CDS encoding NUDIX hydrolase produces the protein MKYCTQCGGPLVRRIPVGDNLERAVCPACETIHYENPKIVSGCVATWEDRILLCRRAIEPRYGQWTLPAGYMENDETTADAAARETEEEAGAKVAIVDLFAMINLPHINQVYIMFRGELPNAEYAPGAESLEAGLFLQEEIPWEELAFPVVTETLRRYFRDRERGNFRVHVGDIVPIDRERGQWDSRFLQDKLL, from the coding sequence ATGAAATACTGCACTCAATGTGGCGGCCCGCTGGTCCGGCGCATTCCTGTCGGCGACAATCTGGAACGTGCCGTCTGCCCCGCGTGCGAAACGATTCACTACGAAAATCCGAAGATCGTCAGTGGGTGCGTTGCCACCTGGGAAGACCGCATTCTGCTCTGCCGGCGGGCGATCGAACCCCGCTACGGGCAATGGACTCTTCCCGCTGGCTACATGGAAAACGATGAAACGACCGCCGATGCGGCGGCGAGGGAGACCGAGGAGGAAGCGGGGGCGAAGGTGGCGATCGTTGACTTGTTCGCGATGATCAACCTGCCACACATCAACCAGGTCTATATAATGTTCCGCGGCGAGCTACCCAACGCGGAATACGCGCCAGGGGCCGAAAGCCTCGAAGCCGGATTGTTCCTGCAGGAGGAAATCCCCTGGGAGGAGTTGGCCTTTCCGGTCGTCACGGAAACCCTTCGCCGTTACTTTCGGGACCGCGAACGTGGCAACTTTCGCGTTCATGTTGGCGATATCGTTCCCATCGATCGCGAACGCGGCCAGTGGGATTCGAGGTTTCTCCAGGACAAGCTCCTTTGA
- a CDS encoding thiopurine S-methyltransferase codes for MEAQFWHDRWQQNQIGFHQDEVNLHLRNFLPQLELEPNALVFVPLCGKSRDLDWLVRQGYRVLGVELSPIAVQAFFAETERVAEVDRLRDFERMHGDGVTILCGDYFDLVADDVRDVAAVYDRASLIALPPLMRKEYVAQLAKILPPGTPGVLITMDYPADTMQGPPFAVSDAEIHALYAGEFDLELLADEDVLGASPRFRERGLSELRERVYRFQRR; via the coding sequence ATGGAAGCGCAATTCTGGCACGATCGCTGGCAGCAAAATCAGATCGGGTTTCATCAGGACGAGGTGAATCTGCATCTCCGAAACTTCCTCCCGCAGCTTGAACTGGAGCCGAACGCGCTGGTGTTCGTGCCCTTGTGCGGCAAGAGCCGCGATCTGGACTGGCTGGTCCGCCAGGGATACCGGGTACTGGGGGTGGAGTTGAGTCCAATCGCCGTACAGGCATTCTTTGCCGAGACCGAACGCGTTGCGGAAGTCGACCGGCTTCGAGACTTCGAGCGCATGCACGGGGATGGTGTAACGATTCTGTGCGGCGATTATTTTGATCTTGTAGCCGATGATGTGCGGGACGTGGCAGCTGTGTACGACCGCGCATCCCTGATTGCCTTGCCCCCGCTCATGCGCAAGGAATATGTGGCCCAACTTGCGAAGATTTTGCCTCCGGGAACACCCGGCGTACTGATCACAATGGACTATCCGGCCGATACCATGCAGGGCCCGCCCTTCGCGGTCAGCGATGCAGAGATCCATGCCCTGTATGCCGGCGAGTTCGACCTGGAGTTGTTGGCTGACGAGGATGTTCTGGGCGCGAGCCCCCGCTTCCGCGAACGTGGGCTGTCGGAACTCCGGGAGCGTGTCTACCGATTCCAGCGTCGCTAG
- a CDS encoding AMP-binding protein produces the protein MPLHQKFISVAKRNWNKLAFVDCNTGRELTYGRVLIAALILSRRFRRESDGYVGIMVPTSAGAAIAILATLMAGKVPVMINYSTGASENMDYARRRCGFRLLITSRKLLERIGCPESKDMLILEDLMTDIGRGETVRAAMRAFLPTPILKRTVYRGSEDDTLVILFTSGSEKAPKGVELSHRNIGSNARAACEAIEVRNDDVFLCVLPLFHVLGQMTNLWLPLELGLTMVTYGNPLEFKTVADLIRKHKPSVVIGTPYFLSGYLKQSIPGDFSSLRLVIAGADKTPDSLREAWHEAHGIHILEGYGATETSPVISVNRPDRNRPGSVGLPLSGVQLRIVDIDSGEDVLPGEEGKILVKGDLVMKGYFDDIEETALHIENGWYETGDMGRVDPQGFLWHRGRLKRFVKIGGEMVSLVHVESELEAVLPKGVECCVVEIPDARKGANIAAAVTQPIKRKEILDRLGKRLPSIALPRQFVVIDELPKMGSGKIDFRSTTVLVQKRLNERQA, from the coding sequence ATGCCTTTGCATCAGAAGTTCATTTCCGTGGCAAAGCGGAACTGGAACAAGCTCGCGTTTGTGGACTGCAACACCGGACGCGAATTGACCTACGGTCGTGTCCTCATTGCCGCGTTGATCCTGTCACGTCGCTTCCGACGCGAGAGCGACGGGTACGTGGGGATCATGGTCCCCACGTCGGCGGGCGCTGCGATTGCCATCCTGGCCACGTTGATGGCCGGGAAGGTTCCCGTGATGATCAACTACTCCACCGGAGCGAGCGAAAACATGGACTATGCGCGCCGGCGTTGCGGATTTCGCCTGCTGATTACCTCGCGCAAGCTGCTGGAGCGGATCGGCTGCCCCGAATCAAAGGACATGTTGATCCTGGAGGACCTGATGACAGACATCGGTCGCGGCGAAACGGTGCGGGCGGCAATGCGGGCGTTCCTTCCGACACCGATCCTGAAACGAACTGTATATCGGGGTTCCGAGGACGATACGCTGGTGATCCTTTTTACGAGTGGCAGCGAGAAGGCGCCCAAGGGGGTCGAGTTGAGCCATCGCAATATCGGAAGCAACGCCCGGGCGGCCTGCGAAGCCATCGAGGTGCGAAACGACGATGTCTTCCTGTGCGTCTTGCCGCTGTTCCATGTGCTGGGTCAGATGACCAACCTCTGGTTGCCGTTGGAACTGGGCCTGACCATGGTGACCTATGGAAACCCGCTGGAATTCAAGACCGTGGCCGACCTGATTCGCAAGCACAAGCCATCGGTAGTGATCGGCACGCCGTACTTCCTCTCCGGGTATCTCAAGCAGTCCATACCGGGAGATTTTTCCTCCCTGCGTCTCGTGATCGCTGGCGCGGACAAGACCCCGGACTCCTTGCGCGAAGCGTGGCATGAGGCTCACGGCATCCACATCCTCGAAGGATACGGTGCAACGGAGACCAGTCCGGTCATCTCGGTCAACCGGCCGGACAGGAATCGTCCCGGGAGCGTTGGTCTTCCCTTGTCCGGCGTGCAGCTTCGGATCGTCGATATCGATAGTGGGGAGGATGTGCTGCCCGGGGAGGAGGGCAAGATCCTGGTGAAAGGTGATCTGGTCATGAAAGGCTACTTCGATGACATCGAGGAAACCGCCCTTCATATAGAAAACGGCTGGTACGAAACCGGGGACATGGGGCGCGTGGACCCGCAAGGGTTCCTCTGGCACCGCGGACGCCTTAAGCGCTTCGTCAAGATTGGTGGCGAAATGGTATCCCTCGTTCACGTGGAAAGTGAGCTGGAAGCCGTCCTGCCCAAGGGTGTGGAATGTTGTGTAGTCGAGATCCCCGACGCGAGAAAGGGAGCAAACATTGCCGCGGCTGTCACCCAGCCAATCAAGCGGAAGGAAATTCTGGATCGCCTCGGCAAGCGGTTGCCCTCCATTGCCTTGCCGCGACAATTCGTTGTCATCGATGAATTGCCGAAGATGGGCAGCGGAAAAATCGATTTTCGAAGCACCACGGTACTGGTTCAGAAGCGACTCAACGAACGGCAGGCCTGA
- a CDS encoding FKBP-type peptidyl-prolyl cis-trans isomerase, translating into MRTRISWIVVTGVVGMLLVGCGSKLDTTKKKTSYTFGYEVATNLKQRGLDVDTDVFLEGMRDGLTGKKSRMSKEEMSDAVRQLQKERMDKMAAASTESAKAFRENYLKQKGVKSLPNGMLYRVIRSGKGKKPKPTDTVTVNYSGTLTNGKKFDSSYDRGKPATFPLNGVIKGWQEILPMMRTGAKWEVVIPPELAYGAVGHPPVIPPQSTLVFQIELLKVE; encoded by the coding sequence ATGCGAACAAGAATATCGTGGATAGTCGTGACGGGCGTGGTCGGCATGCTTCTCGTCGGCTGCGGATCGAAACTCGATACCACGAAAAAGAAGACTAGTTACACCTTCGGATACGAGGTTGCCACCAACCTCAAGCAGCGGGGACTGGATGTCGATACCGACGTCTTTCTCGAGGGAATGCGCGATGGTCTGACTGGCAAGAAGTCGCGCATGTCGAAGGAAGAGATGAGTGATGCGGTTCGCCAGCTCCAGAAGGAGCGGATGGACAAGATGGCCGCCGCCAGTACCGAGTCCGCGAAGGCCTTCCGGGAAAACTACCTCAAGCAGAAGGGAGTGAAATCGCTTCCCAATGGAATGCTCTATCGGGTAATCAGAAGCGGCAAGGGAAAGAAGCCCAAGCCGACCGATACTGTCACGGTCAATTACTCTGGCACGCTGACAAACGGCAAGAAGTTCGACAGCTCCTACGACCGGGGCAAGCCCGCCACCTTCCCGCTCAATGGTGTCATCAAGGGTTGGCAGGAAATTCTTCCCATGATGAGGACCGGCGCCAAGTGGGAAGTGGTGATTCCGCCGGAACTGGCCTATGGGGCTGTTGGACATCCTCCGGTAATCCCGCCCCAGTCGACCCTGGTATTCCAGATCGAACTGTTGAAGGTCGAGTAG
- a CDS encoding VOC family protein, with translation MSTGQTPEYLGIAHASVLVRDTATALAFYRDILGMRLDPARLDLGFPGAWLNIGMQQIHLLELPNPDPTDGRPSHGGRDRHVAINVPDLDVLSARLESASIDFTRSRSGRRAIFCHDPDGNALEFIEVTA, from the coding sequence TTGAGCACTGGTCAAACACCCGAGTATCTGGGCATTGCCCATGCCAGCGTGCTGGTACGGGATACCGCAACCGCGCTGGCTTTCTATCGCGATATCCTCGGGATGCGGCTCGACCCGGCGAGACTGGATCTGGGATTTCCGGGTGCATGGCTGAATATTGGAATGCAGCAAATCCATCTTCTCGAGCTCCCCAATCCGGACCCCACGGACGGTCGCCCTTCCCACGGCGGAAGAGACCGGCACGTCGCCATCAACGTGCCCGATCTTGATGTCCTTTCCGCCCGCCTCGAATCGGCATCGATAGATTTCACCAGAAGCCGCTCGGGTCGGCGCGCCATCTTCTGTCATGATCCCGATGGCAACGCGCTCGAGTTTATCGAGGTCACTGCCTGA